Proteins encoded within one genomic window of Hevea brasiliensis isolate MT/VB/25A 57/8 chromosome 8, ASM3005281v1, whole genome shotgun sequence:
- the LOC110657584 gene encoding pumilio homolog 4 codes for MVTGSNIDMRLSLDDHLQGPNGNLEDSLQSELELILQAQQNQHLVDREKDLNIFRSGSAPPTVEGSLSAVGSLFKDSHFSNISSIRNSSSNNLVLTDDEIRTHPAYLSYYYSHHSINPRLPPPLLSKEDWRVAQRFQAGGSLRGGTGDLRRKKLVDEGNGSSLFSTQPGNSVQKLENDLMDLKNANRNNFSMQNSAEWLDRCSGGLTGLQGVGLGGRRKSFADILQEGLDRPASLSGHLSRPASHNAFGDLLGATGICDHQPGLCGGLESLEGLRSGSASPGLVGVQSHGTAVSHSFPSALSSSLSRSTTPEQQLVGRSPSSGLPPVGSRVGHLEKKNIVGPTAPNGHSSGITELGEIVATLSGLNLSKIRHAEQDSLVDLTKQQDFLFNTSSGHNRLQQQLIEKSNAENLAFSTNYIDVARKNRVLPNLDTSEFNSHGEVSIPKRTSSFANLHSKVNSSGIGGLERSNGHQQNANTVSMDFVSHVPGAYPINQKRDTALKNHLDAGSALGGYGIEHSLNRAGNQAGLDPHSPVMDSLYIQNLRRTSDYATHTNDPQVRNLFATSHGDLDGIQKAYLEALLAQQKQQYEPALVKSGSLNQGYHRNSPYGLGMPYGPYLGNSMANSVLPSAGSGNFQDERVAHFTSMVRNSMGGSIGSWNSDVGNNMERIYVSSLLDEFKNNKSRSFELSDIVDHVVEFSTDQYGSRFIQQKLETATVEEKNKIFPEIIPHARTLMTDVFGNYVIQKLFEHGTESQRTELASQLTGHVLPLSLQMYGCRVIQKALEVVDVDQQTQMVAELDGSVMKCVRDQNGNHVIQKCIECVPEDQIQFIISAFYGQVVALSTHPYGCRVIQRVLEHCKNMNTQEIIMEEIMLSVCILAQDQYGNYVIQHVLEHGKPRERSVIISKLAGQIVNMSQQKFASNVVEKCLTFGGPEERQILVNEMLGSTDENEPLQAMMKDPFGNYVVQKVLETCDDRSLELILSRIKVHLNTLKRYTYGKHIVSRVEKLITTGERRIGLSSSSSFASQT; via the exons ATGGTCACTGGGAGCAACATAGATATGCGACTGAGCCTAGATGATCATCTGCAAGGGCCCAATGGTAATTTAGAAGATAGTTTGCAGAGTGAGCTAGAGTTGATACTGCAAGCACAGCAGAATCAGCATTTAGTTGATCGAGAAAAGGATCTCAATATATTTAGGAGTGGCAGTGCTCCACCAACTGTTGAGGGATCATTAAGTGCCGTGGGTAGTCTTTTTAAGGACTCCCATTTTAGTAATATTAGTAGCATTAGGAATAGTAGCAGTAATAATTTAGTTCTGACTGATGATGAGATTCGCACACATCCAGCATATCTTTCATATTATTATTCTCATCATAGCATAAATCCGAGACTACCCCCACCATTGCTGTCAAAAGAGGATTGGCGTGTTGCTCAAAGGTTTCAGGCTGGTGGGTCTTTGCGTGGAGGCACTGGGGACTTGAGGAGGAAGAAGTTGGTTGATGAGGGCAATGGTTCATCACTTTTTTCGACGCAGCCAGGAAATTCTGTACAGAAGCTGGAGAAtgatttgatggatttaaagaatGCCAATAGAAATAATTTCTCTATGCAGAACTCAGCCGAGTGGCTTGATAGGTGCTCAGGTGGTTTAACTGGATTGCAGGGTGTTGGGCTTGGTGGGAGGAGGAAGAGTTTTGCTGACATTCTTCAG GAAGGACTTGATAGACCTGCTTCTTTATCAGGCCACCTATCACGCCCAGCCAGTCATAATGCTTTTGGTGATCTCCTGGGCGCAACTGGGATATGTGATCATCAACCTGGGTTATGTGGTGGATTGGAGTCCTTAGAGGGCTTACGTTCTGGATCTGCTTCTCCTGGCTTGGTAGGAGTTCAAAGCCATGGAACAGCTGTTTCTCATTCTTTCCCATCTGCACTCAGTTCTTCACTGTCAAGAAGTACAACACCTGAACAGCAGTTAGTTGGGAGGTCTCCTAGTTCTGGTCTTCCTCCTGTGGGGAGCAGAGTTGGCCATCTTGAGAAAAAGAATATTGTTGGCCCTACTGCCCCAAATGGTCATTCTTCTGGCATAACTGAGCTTGGTGAGATTGTGGCTACTTTGTCTGGTTTAAACCTATCAAAGATTAGGCATGCAGAGCAGGATAGTCTTGTAGATCTGACCAAGCAGCAGGATTTTCTTTTCAATACATCCAGTGGTCATAATCGTCTGCAGCAACAACTCATAGAAAAATCCAATGCAGAAAATCTCGCATTTTCTACCAACTACATTGATGTAGCAAGGAAAAACAGGGTCCTGCCAAACCTGGACACTTCTGAGTTTAATTCTCACGGGGAGGTTAGTATTCCCAAAAGAACTTCTTCTTTTGCAAATCTTCACTCAAAAGTGAATTCCTCAGGCATTGGAGGTTTGGAAAGATCAAATGGTCATCAGCAAAATGCAAATACTGTTAGTATGGATTTTGTCAGCCACGTACCTGGTGCCTACCCCATCAATCAGAAGCGGGATACAGCGCTCAAAAACCATCTTGATGCAG GTTCAGCTTTAGGTGGTTATGGAATTGAGCACAGTTTGAATAGAGCAGGAAACCAAGCAGGGCTTGATCCTCATTCTCCGGTTATGGACTCGCTTTATATTCAGAACTTGCGAAGAACTTCTGATTATGCAACGCATACAAATGATCCCCAGGTTAGAAACCTTTTTGCCACTTCACATGGAGACTTGGATGGGATTCAGAAAGCATACCTTGAAGCATTGCTTGCTCAACAAAAACAACAATATGAGCCTGCACTGGTTAAGTCTGGCAGTTTGAATCAGGGTTACCATAGGAATTCACCATATGGTCTCGGCATGCCATATGGCCCATATCTGGGGAATTCAATGGCAAACTCTGTGCTTCCTTCTGCTGGATCTGGAAATTTTCAGGATGAGCGAGTTGCACACTTTACTTCTATGGTGAGAAACTCAATGGGAGGATCCATTGGGTCATGGAACTCTGATGTTGGCAACAACATGGAAAGAATATATGTGTCATCGTTATTAGATGAGTTCAAGAACAACAAATCCAGGTCTTTTGAACTCTCTGACATTGTTGATCATGTTGTTGAATTCAG TACGGATCAGTATGGGAGTCGTTTTATTCAACAGAAACTTGAAACTGCTACTGTTGAAGAAAAGAACAAGATATTCCCCGAAATTATCCCTCATGCGCGCACCCTGATGACTGATGTGTTTGGAAATTACGTCATACAGAAA CTTTTTGAGCATGGTACAGAAAGTCAAAGAACAGAGTTAGCCAGTCAGCTTACTGGTCATGTTTTACCTCTCAGCCTTCAGATGTATGGGTGCAGAGTGATTCAGAAG GCCTTGGAGGTAGTTGATGTGGATCAGCAAACTCAGATGGTGGCAGAGCTTGATGGTTCGGTCATGAAATGCGTTCGTGATCAGAACGGTAATCATGTTATTCAGAAGTGCATAGAGTGTGTACCTGAAGATCAAATTCAGTTCATTATCTCAGCTTTCTATGGGCAAGTTGTGGCACTTTCCACCCATCCTTATGGCTGTCGCGTTATTCAG AGGGTCCTGGAACACTGTAAGAACATGAATACACAGGAAATTATTATGGAGGAAATTATGCTATCTGTTTGCATTCTGGCACAAGATCAATATGGGAATTATGTTATTCAG CATGTCCTTGAACATGGCAAACCGCGTGAACGATCTGTTATCATTAGCAAGCTTGCAGGACAAATTGTAAATATGAGTCAGCAGAAATTTGCTTCTAATGTTGTGGAGAAGTGCCTAACTTTTGGTGGTCCTGAGGAGCGTCAAATTTTAGTGAATGAGATGCTTGGTTCCACTGATGAAAATGAGCCCTTGCAG GCCATGATGAAAGATCCATTTGGAAATTATGTTGTTCAAAAGGTTCTTGAGACCTGTGATGATCGGAGTCTTGAGTTGATTCTTTCTCGTATCAAAGTCCACTTAAACACCCTGAAGAGGTACACTTATGGTAAACATATAGTTTCTCGTGTTGAGAAGCTCATCACCACAGGAG AAAGGCGCATAGGACTGTCATCCTCATCCTCATTTGCCTCACAAACTTAA